Proteins encoded by one window of Nicotiana tabacum cultivar K326 chromosome 10, ASM71507v2, whole genome shotgun sequence:
- the LOC107786652 gene encoding small ribosomal subunit protein eS4 — protein MARGLKKHLKRLNAPKHWMLDKLGGAFAPKPSSGPHKSRECLPLIIILRNRLKYALTYREVIAILMQRQVMVDAKVRTDKTYPAGFMDVVSIPKTNENFRLLYDTKGRFRLHSIRDEEAKFKLCKVRSIQFGSKGIPYLNTYDGRTIRYPDPLIKANDTIKLDLESNKIVDFIKFDVGNVVMVTGGRNRGRVGVIKNREKHKGSFETVHIQDALGHEFATRLGNVFTLGKGTKPWVSLPKGKGIKLSIIEEARKRLAAQSATTA, from the exons ATG GCTAGAGGGTTGAAGAAACATTTGAAGAGGCTCAATGCGCCTAAACATTGGATGCTCGACAAACTTGGTGGAGCCTTT GCTCCCAAGCCTTCCTCTGGTCCACACAAATCAAGGGAGTGTTTGCCGCTGATCATTATCTTGCGAAACAGGTTGAAGTATGCTCTCACATACCGTGAGGTAATTGCAATTCTGATGCAACGACAGGTTATGGTTGATGCAAAAGTGAGGACAGATAAGACTTACCCAGCTGGTTTCATGG ATGTTGTCTCAATTCCAAAGACTAATGAGAACTTTCGTCTCCTTTATGACACAAAGGGGCGATTCCGTCTTCACTCTATCAGGGATGAGGAAGCCAAG TTTAAGCTTTGCAAGGTCCGATCCATTCAGTTTGGTAGTAAGGGGATTCCTTATCTTAATACTTATGATGGTAGAACAATTCGCTACCCTGATCCTCTCATCAAGGCCAATGATACCATCAAGCTGGACTTGGAATCCAATAAGATTGTTGACTTCATCAAGTTTGATGTTGGAAATGTTGTGATGGTAACTGGTGGTAGAAACAGGGGACGTGTTGGTGTTATTAAGAACAGGGAGAAGCACAAGGGTAGCTTTGAGACCGTTCACATTCAGGATGCCCTAGGCCATGAATTTGCTACTCGCTTGGGAAATGTTTTCACCCTTGGCAAAGGTACAAAGCCATGGGTGTCTCTACCTAAAGGAAAAGGTATCAAGTTGTCCATCATTGAGGAGGCACGGAAGAGGCTTGCTGCTCAATCAGCTACCACTGCCTGA